The following proteins come from a genomic window of Shewanella halifaxensis HAW-EB4:
- a CDS encoding ImmA/IrrE family metallo-endopeptidase — protein sequence MNTVDKGDKLEKTIFDIFSDDIKNDRFWARKDCCKIFTKKGYYSKDREKNITFDVSIEIYQPGQKEYSVLVLIECKNYNHRVPVDDVEEFYAKAQQISGANIKGIIASTNSYQDGAFKFARSKGIGLLRYFNPDKREWILNRSPSLIKGRSESVTERLTVSEGLLEQEYKSKGFDFYCYSSGAYTTSTHQLISNLILQNEPRDHQNIDTRIKTTPPKKHSLVKYLEVDVIEDLCADVLKGIKYFSGPVSVEDLQQYAFEQHTVKVKLGVSLELGVLGCVNFEDGVINIDNKQCETESRTRFTVAHELGHLFLKHSEFMVGENCLDSHLVSVDRTDIILKDVMRMEWQANQFAACLLLPRRAFIKAFLAETEKRGIVDRGFGLLFVDGQSCNVSAMNSISVSLMKRFNVSKTVVIIRMKQLRILRESAA from the coding sequence ATGAATACTGTCGATAAAGGCGATAAGCTAGAAAAAACTATCTTCGATATCTTCTCCGATGATATTAAAAATGATCGATTTTGGGCGCGTAAAGACTGCTGCAAAATATTCACTAAAAAAGGTTATTACTCTAAAGATCGAGAAAAAAATATTACCTTCGACGTGTCTATTGAAATCTACCAGCCTGGGCAGAAAGAATACTCCGTATTAGTGTTGATTGAATGCAAGAATTACAATCACCGAGTGCCTGTTGATGATGTAGAAGAGTTTTATGCCAAAGCCCAACAAATTTCAGGAGCAAATATTAAAGGCATCATAGCCTCAACTAACTCATACCAAGACGGAGCTTTCAAATTTGCTAGGTCTAAGGGTATAGGCTTGTTGCGGTACTTCAATCCAGATAAACGTGAATGGATATTAAATCGTTCACCATCCCTCATAAAGGGCAGAAGCGAAAGCGTTACAGAGCGATTAACAGTATCAGAAGGCTTGCTTGAACAAGAGTATAAAAGCAAAGGCTTCGATTTCTACTGCTACTCGAGCGGAGCTTATACAACTTCAACTCATCAATTAATATCTAACCTCATTTTGCAAAATGAACCTAGAGATCATCAGAATATTGATACTCGCATTAAGACCACTCCCCCAAAAAAACACTCACTCGTAAAATACCTTGAAGTTGATGTCATAGAGGATCTGTGCGCAGATGTACTAAAAGGTATTAAGTATTTTTCCGGACCAGTATCCGTAGAAGATCTACAACAGTATGCTTTCGAACAGCATACTGTGAAAGTTAAGTTGGGTGTAAGCTTAGAGCTTGGTGTCCTAGGATGTGTAAACTTTGAAGATGGTGTTATAAATATTGACAACAAGCAATGTGAAACTGAATCAAGGACTAGATTTACAGTCGCCCATGAACTAGGGCACCTATTCCTCAAACACTCTGAGTTTATGGTTGGTGAAAACTGTTTAGACTCCCACCTTGTCAGTGTGGATCGTACCGATATTATATTAAAGGATGTCATGCGGATGGAGTGGCAAGCTAACCAATTTGCAGCATGCCTTCTATTGCCAAGGCGAGCATTTATTAAAGCTTTTCTAGCAGAAACTGAAAAGCGAGGAATTGTAGATCGTGGGTTTGGTTTACTATTTGTTGACGGACAAAGTTGCAATGTATCAGCTATGAACTCTATTTCAGTGTCATTAATGAAACGATTTAACGTATCAAAAACTGTTGTCATTATTCGCATGAAGCAATTACGTATTTTGCGTGAATCTGCAGCATAA
- a CDS encoding VC0807 family protein, translating into MSSTSTHKPRPMVDLLVSIAIPAFILMKLSGEDQLGASGGLMVALSFPLGWGIFELIKYKKFNFIALLGLANVLLTGGIGLLELDLKWLAIKEAAIPAAIGIAVLISTFTSKPLIKAIVFNPAVMDVDKIIKRLQQNNCVAAFEQRLMKATYLVAGSFAFSATMNYILAKWIVTSPTGTPEFNEQLGELTLYSYPMIALPSMVMMMGIFYYLWRTIHDLTGLKLEEVLANQ; encoded by the coding sequence ATGAGTAGTACATCGACACATAAACCTCGGCCTATGGTTGACCTGTTAGTGAGCATCGCCATACCTGCTTTTATTCTAATGAAGCTAAGTGGTGAAGATCAGCTCGGGGCGAGTGGTGGATTAATGGTGGCGTTAAGCTTTCCGCTGGGGTGGGGCATATTTGAGCTAATAAAGTATAAGAAGTTTAATTTTATTGCCTTGCTTGGATTAGCCAATGTGCTGTTAACCGGTGGCATTGGTTTACTGGAACTTGACCTTAAGTGGTTGGCAATCAAAGAGGCCGCTATTCCAGCCGCTATCGGCATTGCAGTACTTATTTCGACCTTTACCTCTAAGCCACTAATTAAAGCCATTGTATTTAATCCAGCGGTAATGGACGTTGACAAGATCATTAAGCGACTGCAACAGAACAATTGTGTGGCGGCATTTGAACAGCGATTGATGAAGGCCACCTATTTGGTTGCGGGCTCGTTTGCGTTCTCAGCCACCATGAATTACATATTGGCTAAATGGATAGTGACTAGCCCAACGGGTACCCCTGAGTTTAATGAACAGTTGGGAGAGTTGACCCTATACAGTTACCCCATGATAGCCTTGCCTTCTATGGTGATGATGATGGGAATATTTTATTACCTATGGCGCACTATCCATGATTTAACTGGGCTTAAGCTGGAAGAGGTTTTGGCCAATCAGTAA
- a CDS encoding DUF3016 domain-containing protein codes for MKHFLMTAVIAAILTISGCAQKQEPTVPESFLTNDGNVNILWQNPSDYSDIEATIGLQSKFEQYLFTQLTDELGNLANKHLANDQQLDLTVTNVDLAGDVQPTFGAAANEIRIVSDLYPPKIRFDYVLTQNGKVIKSGSEQLNNMGFLYDIQPITNDAFPYERDLLIDWFKKTIMPAL; via the coding sequence ATGAAACACTTTCTAATGACAGCAGTTATTGCCGCGATATTAACAATAAGCGGTTGTGCCCAAAAGCAAGAACCAACCGTCCCAGAAAGCTTTTTGACCAATGATGGCAATGTTAATATTCTTTGGCAAAACCCAAGTGACTATAGCGATATCGAAGCAACTATTGGTTTACAGTCTAAATTTGAACAATACCTTTTTACTCAACTTACTGATGAACTTGGAAACCTAGCTAATAAACACTTAGCTAATGACCAACAGCTCGACTTGACCGTGACAAACGTAGACCTAGCCGGAGATGTACAACCAACTTTTGGTGCGGCCGCTAACGAAATTCGCATTGTTAGCGATCTGTACCCGCCAAAAATACGTTTTGATTATGTGCTAACTCAGAATGGAAAAGTCATAAAATCCGGAAGTGAACAACTTAATAACATGGGCTTTCTATATGATATCCAACCCATAACCAATGATGCCTTCCCCTACGAGCGAGACTTACTGATTGATTGGTTTAAAAAGACAATAATGCCTGCGTTATAA